A genomic region of Chiroxiphia lanceolata isolate bChiLan1 chromosome 31, bChiLan1.pri, whole genome shotgun sequence contains the following coding sequences:
- the TSR2 gene encoding pre-rRNA-processing protein TSR2 homolog isoform X1, producing MAASAAEARALFAEGVGAVLGGWAALQLAVAQGFGGPQGTEKAAWLRSALLDFFTQNADLEQEEVEDFLAEVMDNEFDTVVEDGSLEQVSRELLTLFSRAQGGDTVGVGAALGALARRGPALATALATARPGGGPQSPPGTPPSSPGTPQSPPRTPPGHKQEEEEEEAMECGTPPPPPDGWTLVQRRRRR from the exons ATGGCGGCCTCCGCGGCGGAGGCCCGGGCGCTGTTCGCGGAGGGCGTGGGGGCCGTGCTGGGGGGGTGGGCGGCGCTGCAG TTGGCCGTGGCCCAGGGCTTTGGGGGGCCGCAGGGCACCGAAAAGGCCGCCTGGCTCCGCTCGGCCCTGCTCGATTTCTTCACCCAGAACG CTgacctggagcaggaggaggtggaggattTCCTGGCTGAGGTGATGGACAACGAGTTCGACACCGTGGTGGAGGACGGcagcctggagcag GTGAGCCGGGAGCTGCTGACGTTGTTCTCCCGAGCGCAGGGGGGGGACACGGTGGGGGtgggggcagccctgggggctcTGGCCCGAAGGGGCCCTGCCCTGGCCACCGCCCTGGccacggcccggcccggggggggcccccagagcccccccgggacccccccgagCTCCCCCGGGacaccccagagcccccccaggacaccccctGGCCacaagcaggaggaagaggaggaagag GCGATGGAGTGCGGGACACCCCCGCCCCCCCCCGACGGCTGGACCCTCGtgcagcggcggcggcggcgatgA
- the TSR2 gene encoding pre-rRNA-processing protein TSR2 homolog isoform X2, with amino-acid sequence MAASAAEARALFAEGVGAVLGGWAALQLAVAQGFGGPQGTEKAAWLRSALLDFFTQNADLEQEEVEDFLAEVMDNEFDTVVEDGSLEQAMECGTPPPPPDGWTLVQRRRRR; translated from the exons ATGGCGGCCTCCGCGGCGGAGGCCCGGGCGCTGTTCGCGGAGGGCGTGGGGGCCGTGCTGGGGGGGTGGGCGGCGCTGCAG TTGGCCGTGGCCCAGGGCTTTGGGGGGCCGCAGGGCACCGAAAAGGCCGCCTGGCTCCGCTCGGCCCTGCTCGATTTCTTCACCCAGAACG CTgacctggagcaggaggaggtggaggattTCCTGGCTGAGGTGATGGACAACGAGTTCGACACCGTGGTGGAGGACGGcagcctggagcag GCGATGGAGTGCGGGACACCCCCGCCCCCCCCCGACGGCTGGACCCTCGtgcagcggcggcggcggcgatgA